GCCATGTATTttgttggaatgtgttcaggcaCAGCACACTACAGCTGTGGGTTTACTCATTTTGTTTCACAACAAGTAAAACACAGCATCTTTTATAGGTACAATGTAAATTTCTTGGTGCAATCATTGTGATAAATTGTAAAATAATGCTACTGCTACACATGTGTAATGCTACACATGCTACTGAAAGCATGTGACTACATTTAGTGTTGAATGCATCTTTAAAGTATTTCCCAGTCTTTTATAGCCTGCTCTACCAAATAGTATTGAATAAAATGTGTAGCAGTCTCCTGGGTAGTTAAATTTATCGCTGTGCATCTCGATTTACAGGTGTTTACATGACTTGTTATAGTTCAATGCCACAATTTCCGGCACATTAGCATTAAATTGCTATATCCTCCTGTTCAGATTCCCTGGGTTTATACGTTTAGTTTTTGCATTGGGAGGAATATTTTTCTCTGAGAAAAACCTCCGTTAATTTGAATAATGGATGAAGTACTCTGCAGCACTGTGATTAAAAACAAAGTAAAAATTAGGAGGTTAAATATAAATTTGGGTAAAACATAAATAAGTTTCACTCACCTTCAGAAAATACAAGTACCTTTGGTGTCTTTAATTCCACAGGGCACCAAGAAGGGTTACCAAGCAAAATGTTATGTGGGCCCATAATGATCAGTTAGGGATGATGCCCAAAACCTGTGTCACATGAGTTTGTTTTAATTGAGGTGGCTTCAAGGTAGAGCAGAGGTAGGGAGGTTATTTGGTACACGTAATTGGCAGCTGTAGATACAGCCATGAGTAGCGGAGCCATTTAAATCTGAGAATGATCTCTGGAACAGATATGTAGATGTCATGGGGGGGACTTTTGGCCTGGATGAGAAGTGACCACGGTATTGCTTAACTAGATGCCCTTATAAATTATCATGCAGGGCGATAAGAGAAAGGGGCAACTGCAGCATAGTTTTGAAATACCTTGAGAATGAGGAAACTGTCAGGTATATATTAGAATTACCAAGTCTTTTGGTTAATGAATGCATAGTTGAAGAGTTTTGGTGTGTAGCACATCTactttcttaaacaaaatcatGAAATCATTGACACGTTGGGCACCAATTGCGTTCTTAACTGAATGACTTGTTTGAGAAAGACGAGCAAGAGTTACCATTCCCTTCACTTCCCCAGTCAAGTATTTCTCATTGTCCAATGACAATTAGATTTTGAGAGTGTTTCACTAGTGTCTGTGTTTAACAGATACTTAGTTTTATTAACGCTTTGTACTAACTATTATTAATATTTCCCTCTTTTTAATCATAAGAACTGGAGATCGTTTTATTGAAGAGAAAAGCCTTCTGCAGGCTGTCCGTTCTTATGTCTTCTTTTCTCAGCTGAGTGCTTGGCTGAGTGCGTCACAAGGTGCTGTTCCACGCAATATTCTGTATCGGTGAGTGATATCtggaattattattattatatcaaaaTTATGATTTTGGATAACTTAAAATTATGCCTTCTTATGAATGTAATccagaaatacatttttcaaatGTAATGCCTATGTTCATAATAGCATATACTTTGTCTTTTTTAAGGGTAGgggagtcaaggactagaggatataaatttaaggtgagggaggaatgaTTTGTAGGAACCtgaagaggcaactttttcactcagaaataggtgggtgtgtggaatgagctgccagaggaagtagttgaggcaggtacaataacaacatttaaaagacccttGGCCGGGTacttggataagaaaggtttagaaggatatgggtcaaattggggcaaatgggactagcttagatgaggcaaaTTGGTTTGCATGGACATtgagttgaaaggcctgtttcaatgctgtatgacacaGACTGAAATATGGAACTGAGGGAATACTGCTGCAGCCTGTAAGGCTAaatcaagtaagaatgtcattgttttggcCCCAATGCATTTGACAATATGCATTTAGCTCCAATGCCTCTTTATTTAAGGAATGATAGTTTTCAGTGTTTAAGGTAAATAGGGTAAATGagaaataaactactttctttactGGATGAGGCCAAAATCTGACACTAACCAAGTTAATGGAGAGTTTGAACGATAGCATCATACAATATTCTAATGCTTTTGTTTGTGACATCTtaaatttgttgttttttttatatttagAATAAGTGCAACAGATGAAGACATGTTGCTAAATTTTAATCAGCCTCCAGTTGAACATGTGTTTCCAGTTCCTAATATTTCACACAGCCTGGCTTTGCGAGTGAGCGTTCTGTCCTTGCCAAGGCAGCCAAGTTACCCGCTGTTAACATGCAGTATTCACACCAACTTCAGTTTCTTTGGGAAAAGTATGCCCAGTCAAGAGAAGGATGCTTATCAACATACCAATGTAAAAGAGCAAGAGTACAGCAACACACCAGGGATCCAACAGAGGTACAACAAGCAGGCTTACACAGCTGTTCGAAACCATGAATTGTTGCCAACAAGTTCCATAAACGTAAGAAAATGCCCTTCTCCTGAGATCTTGGACACAAGCAAAATGGGACCATTAAGTGATGCTGACAAAATACCTGAAATCAGAAATTCACAAACTAAGACTCAACCTTGTAATTGGACAAACACTGCTGAAATAACTAAAGTCCATCGTTGTGAAACCCATTCAGTCAAAACATTAAAGTCATTCTCTGCGACAGATTCCAATCAAACCAGCAGTTCAGCTTCCCAGATTTCTTCAGGTGAAATGAACCCTCTGATAGGAAGCTTGCTTCAGGAAAGGGAAGAAGTGATTGCACGAATTGCCCAACAACTGAGTTACTGTGATCAAAGCCCTCCATCTGTTTCTGGAAGCCATTTTAATACCGTACAAGAGTCAAGTTCGAGTGCAAAGCGACTGCAGAGCTCTTTTGAAGAGGAAAGCCCAAGTACAAGGAAAGAGACTCTCTGTAGTTCTGCCACCCATactgaaagcattttattggaaaATAACAGAAAAAAGAGCAGAACCCCTTCTCACGATACTCCACTCTTGTTATGTAGAAAGGCTAAACTTGACAATGATAAAAAAACTTCACCTAAGCCACAGACACAAAGAAAATTATCTTCTGCAGATTCCTTTCCTGAAACAATTggcaaatctgaaacaaaacgtACTGCTGAAAGAACTGTAAGTAAGCATGGTAAATCAGAACTATCACAAGTCAATTACATCGGCAAAATGAACTGGAAATGCGCAGTATCTGGCAACAGTGTAATTGACAAACAATCTAAAGTCGAGTCATCATGTTCTGGTTCCTTTCATAAGAACATTGTGAACTCTACAGATTATTCTGAATTAAAACAACATACCCCTCCCATACATCATGATCCTTCAGAAATTAATACAAATACATTTGATAGAGACAAATCAGACTGCTCCTATACCATTAACTTGGACTCAGGCACTCGTAGTGAAACTGGTGTCAACAATGTAAAAAATAAGCCCGTTAGTACAGAATGCTCATGTACCTGGCATTCAGACTGTGCAGACTGCAGCAAGTTTGG
The genomic region above belongs to Leucoraja erinacea ecotype New England chromosome 33, Leri_hhj_1, whole genome shotgun sequence and contains:
- the atosa gene encoding atos homolog protein A isoform X2, which codes for MVEVMLLPDCCYSDADGPSTEGSDINDPAIKQDALLLERWSLQPLPKQTGDRFIEEKSLLQAVRSYVFFSQLSAWLSASQGAVPRNILYRISATDEDMLLNFNQPPVEHVFPVPNISHSLALRVSVLSLPRQPSYPLLTCSIHTNFSFFGKSMPSQEKDAYQHTNVKEQEYSNTPGIQQRYNKQAYTAVRNHELLPTSSINVRKCPSPEILDTSKMGPLSDADKIPEIRNSQTKTQPCNWTNTAEITKVHRCETHSVKTLKSFSATDSNQTSSSASQISSGEMNPLIGSLLQEREEVIARIAQQLSYCDQSPPSVSGSHFNTVQESSSSAKRLQSSFEEESPSTRKETLCSSATHTESILLENNRKKSRTPSHDTPLLLCRKAKLDNDKKTSPKPQTQRKLSSADSFPETIGKSETKRTAERTVSKHGKSELSQVNYIGKMNWKCAVSGNSVIDKQSKVESSCSGSFHKNIVNSTDYSELKQHTPPIHHDPSEINTNTFDRDKSDCSYTINLDSGTRSETGVNNVKNKPVSTECSCTWHSDCADCSKFGSKNEWNKLDISSEDNSGTIKTNETVSFKKGDQENIDVQIQSCDSSHCLRNLTMPRRLIGDCRERPGESQMQTKNFSKSPLRPSVNFWKKQNRRSLDGISTKVFHPCTGLPLHSSPVPPRKKQSGYFDLDTSLQRLKGVPCKSQRRYLRPENDADQGKQFLSFSAPPATSLSLLGNFEESILNFRLEPLGAVDGFTAEVGASGTFCPSHMTLPVEVWFYSVSDDNAPSPYMGVINLESLGKRGYRVPPSGTIQVTLFNPNKTVVKMFVVIYDLREMPANHQTFLRQRTFSVPVKREAVGHANKENVIQTEERILRYLVHLRFQSSKSGKIYLHRDVRLLFSRKSMEVDSGAAYELKSYTEFPTNPHFSARC